The Fimbriimonadaceae bacterium nucleotide sequence CAACTGGTGGATGTGTCGACTGTTGCGGCGACGAAAGTGAAGAACGAATTCGGGTCGATCCTGGAGCAGGCGATGCATGGCGGCGCAGTAGCCATTACGCGTCATGATCTCCCGAAGGCGGTGCTCCTGTCCTTTGAAGAATTTGTTGCGCTGGTGAAGGACCGTGCGCCTCAGCTCAATGATCTTGCCAACGAGTTCGATGCCTTGCTGGCCGATATGCAGACGGCCAAAGCCAGGCAGGGCATGGCAGAGGCGTTTGAAGCGCCGGCTTCACGATTAGGCCGCGCCGCCGTTTCGGCCGCGCGTAAGGCACGTCCCTCGTCAGCCAAGTCGTCTCGCCGGATGTCCCGCAGCCGCCGCACCACATGAGCGGGGTCAGAACGCCACGCTTCTACGTCATTGCCGGGGTGAACGGCGCAGGCAAAAGCAGCATAGCCGGAGCAACTTTTCGCGCGCTTGGGAGCGATTACTTCAATCCTGATGAAGGCGCGCGTCGACTCATGGCCGCCAATCCGTGGCTCAGTCAGAAGGATGCCAGTAGCATAGCCTGGAGGCAGGGTGTGCGATTGTTGAAGCGGGCGCTTGAGGAGCGTCTGGATTTCGCATTCGAGACGACACTCGGGGGGCATACGATCACGCAACTGCTCGGCCAGGCTGCCTCACGGGGGATCGAGGTTCATATTTGGTATGTAGGCCTGACCAGCCCGGAATTGCATCTTGAACGGGTACGCGCCCGAGTCAGCCGAGGTGGCCACGACATTCCCGAGCGCGACG carries:
- a CDS encoding zeta toxin family protein gives rise to the protein MSGVRTPRFYVIAGVNGAGKSSIAGATFRALGSDYFNPDEGARRLMAANPWLSQKDASSIAWRQGVRLLKRALEERLDFAFETTLGGHTITQLLGQAASRGIEVHIWYVGLTSPELHLERVRARVSRGGHDIPERDVRRRYEHSRLNLIALLPHLTALRVHDNSLEADPAAGKVPLPRLVLQMERGAMIGPADLSPTPDWAKPIVAAALKLGRR
- a CDS encoding type II toxin-antitoxin system prevent-host-death family antitoxin: MSKLSYRNSQGQLVDVSTVAATKVKNEFGSILEQAMHGGAVAITRHDLPKAVLLSFEEFVALVKDRAPQLNDLANEFDALLADMQTAKARQGMAEAFEAPASRLGRAAVSAARKARPSSAKSSRRMSRSRRTT